A region from the Aliarcobacter thereius LMG 24486 genome encodes:
- a CDS encoding c-type cytochrome: protein MKKILLSSILLLNTYLFANTTMCFKENHKSLTTIESTPLDGGECAGKYSLNDMKKGGWSVSDIKISGSNFIYVLKKDNKENNNKISQSELEATILATTKEQEDKKKIEKEQESFEKAKKLYIAQCKNCHGEKGEISKGGSKLNILSEDKMIEGFKDYILGTNDKANSVFAPIHINHLNDSLIKDIKKYLDSLK, encoded by the coding sequence TTGAAAAAAATCTTATTAAGCTCAATTTTATTGCTAAATACTTATTTATTTGCAAATACAACAATGTGTTTTAAAGAGAATCATAAATCTCTTACAACAATAGAATCAACTCCTTTAGATGGTGGAGAGTGTGCTGGTAAATACTCACTAAATGATATGAAAAAGGGTGGTTGGAGTGTTTCAGATATAAAGATTTCTGGCTCTAATTTTATATATGTATTAAAAAAAGACAATAAAGAAAACAATAACAAAATATCTCAATCAGAGTTAGAAGCCACAATTTTAGCAACAACAAAAGAACAAGAAGATAAAAAGAAAATAGAAAAAGAGCAAGAATCTTTTGAAAAAGCAAAAAAACTATATATAGCTCAATGTAAGAATTGTCATGGAGAAAAAGGTGAAATATCTAAAGGTGGTTCAAAATTAAATATCTTAAGTGAAGATAAAATGATTGAAGGCTTCAAAGATTATATTTTAGGAACTAATGATAAAGCAAACTCAGTTTTTGCACCTATACATATAAATCATCTAAATGATAGTTTAATAAAAGATATAAAGAAATATTTAGATAGTTTAAAATAA
- the nadC gene encoding carboxylating nicotinate-nucleotide diphosphorylase — protein MIHIKKFVKYAINEDNGRGDLFYDIAPEGKFTSRIISKSDGVLAGVKYAEILAQTEKIKIEFLKKDGERIYKGDVLATLEGRASKLLSSERTFLNMLQHASGIATMASRFAKKLENYNVVLLDTRKTRPHLRDFEKYASRIGGAINHRLGLDDCLMLKDTHLRTIVDLKEFIKKARKRISWVTKIEIECETFEQVEKAMEAGADIIMCDNMDYVGIREVVAYRNEKYPHILLEASGNINLDTIQEYASTGVDAVSSGSIIHQATWLDFSMRVD, from the coding sequence ATGATACATATAAAAAAATTTGTTAAATATGCGATAAATGAAGATAATGGAAGGGGGGATCTTTTTTATGATATCGCACCTGAAGGTAAATTTACTTCAAGAATTATTTCAAAAAGTGATGGTGTTTTAGCTGGAGTTAAATATGCTGAGATTTTGGCTCAAACAGAAAAAATAAAAATTGAATTCTTAAAAAAAGATGGTGAAAGAATTTATAAAGGCGATGTTCTTGCAACTTTAGAGGGAAGAGCATCAAAACTACTTTCAAGCGAAAGAACTTTTTTAAATATGCTTCAACATGCAAGTGGAATTGCAACAATGGCTAGTAGGTTTGCAAAAAAACTTGAAAACTATAATGTTGTTTTACTTGATACTAGAAAAACAAGACCACATTTAAGAGATTTTGAAAAATATGCTAGTAGAATTGGTGGAGCTATAAATCACAGATTAGGTCTAGATGATTGTTTAATGCTAAAAGATACTCACTTAAGAACAATAGTAGATTTAAAAGAGTTTATAAAAAAAGCTAGAAAAAGAATATCTTGGGTTACAAAAATTGAAATCGAGTGTGAAACTTTTGAACAAGTTGAAAAAGCAATGGAAGCTGGAGCTGATATTATTATGTGTGATAATATGGATTATGTAGGGATAAGAGAAGTTGTAGCATATAGAAATGAGAAATATCCACATATTTTGTTAGAAGCTAGTGGAAATATAAATCTTGATACGATACAAGAGTATGCTAGTACAGGAGTAGATGCTGTTAGTAGTGGAAGTATAATTCATCAAGCAACTTGGCTCGATTTTTCTATGAGAGTTGATTGA
- the plsY gene encoding glycerol-3-phosphate 1-O-acyltransferase PlsY, whose protein sequence is MDFLTNQNIIFYILAYLLGSVPFGLILAKVFAGVDIKQSGSKSIGATNVLRVVKEKDPKLAKKLGLATVILDAIKVTFILLIAMAFDLSNETLWMIAVLGVLGHCYSIFLGLEGGKGVATGLGAYIVLIPISTIIAAIVWAICAKVLKISSLSSLIALIALLISANFIYDGLNIGSNVPMYLIAFIVFYKHIPNIVRLLKGQEKKVV, encoded by the coding sequence ATGGATTTTTTAACAAATCAAAATATAATTTTTTATATTCTTGCATATCTTCTAGGTTCAGTTCCTTTTGGATTAATTTTAGCGAAAGTTTTTGCAGGTGTTGATATAAAACAAAGTGGTAGCAAAAGTATTGGAGCTACAAATGTTTTAAGAGTTGTAAAAGAGAAAGACCCAAAACTTGCAAAGAAACTTGGTCTTGCAACAGTTATTTTGGATGCTATAAAAGTAACTTTTATTTTACTTATTGCAATGGCATTTGACTTAAGTAATGAAACACTTTGGATGATTGCTGTTTTAGGTGTTTTAGGTCACTGCTACTCGATTTTTCTTGGTCTTGAAGGTGGGAAAGGTGTTGCAACTGGACTTGGTGCATATATTGTTTTAATTCCAATTTCAACAATAATTGCTGCAATTGTTTGGGCTATTTGTGCAAAAGTTTTAAAAATCTCTTCTTTATCTTCATTAATAGCCTTAATTGCTCTTCTTATAAGTGCAAATTTTATATATGATGGATTAAATATAGGTTCAAATGTTCCTATGTACTTAATCGCTTTTATAGTTTTTTATAAACATATTCCAAATATTGTAAGACTTCTTAAAGGTCAAGAAAAAAAAGTAGTATGA
- a CDS encoding GNAT family N-acetyltransferase has protein sequence MLRYANLEDLDKLFSIENEVFTKFDSPLSLANFKYHTKKKQIILIEEEKEICAYLMFFNYKNTIRLYSLAVSKEHSNKGLATNLLNYSIELAKKNNKNLSLEVRVSNERAKSIYIKLGFKVIKILKKYYLDSEDAFKMILRF, from the coding sequence ATGTTAAGATATGCCAATTTAGAAGATTTAGATAAGTTATTTTCTATTGAGAATGAAGTATTTACTAAATTTGATTCGCCTTTGAGTCTTGCTAACTTTAAATATCATACAAAAAAGAAGCAAATCATATTAATAGAAGAAGAAAAAGAAATTTGTGCATATCTTATGTTTTTTAATTATAAAAATACAATACGACTATATTCATTAGCTGTATCAAAAGAACATTCAAATAAAGGTTTAGCAACAAATTTACTTAATTATTCAATAGAACTTGCAAAGAAAAATAATAAAAATCTAAGCTTAGAAGTAAGAGTTTCAAATGAAAGAGCAAAAAGTATTTATATAAAACTAGGCTTTAAAGTAATCAAAATTCTAAAAAAATACTACTTAGATAGTGAAGATGCTTTTAAAATGATTTTAAGATTCTAA
- a CDS encoding DHH family phosphoesterase, giving the protein MISDFTLKNQVDTNKFLEALELIKKSRYILLITHVNPDPDSIGSALAISNLLFENKIKHKVYNISSDLPQSLDFLNRFEKMTNVLPAFFDLAISFDCGTYKRLGFELDKSIPLINFDHHASNENFGDVNIVDPYKSSTAELVFDFFKYNGLNISKNSAEALYVGIYDDTLAFSLPRCDQETFKKINFLVESGANPSYITNKLLRRDSLAKYRIIPKVLDSLSLYNEGKIASIIAIKEWFEQTGAHARDCEDALDMIMSIGVVEIAFFIRYINDKCRISLRSKGKINVSKIASIFDGGGHFNAAGCTIETNDVEEAKNLLLKEIKKYYA; this is encoded by the coding sequence ATGATAAGTGATTTTACTCTAAAAAACCAAGTTGATACAAATAAATTTTTAGAGGCTTTGGAACTAATAAAAAAAAGTAGATATATTTTATTAATAACTCATGTAAATCCAGATCCAGATTCTATTGGATCTGCATTAGCAATATCTAATCTTCTTTTTGAAAATAAAATTAAACATAAAGTTTATAATATTAGTTCAGACTTACCACAAAGTTTAGATTTTTTAAATAGATTTGAGAAGATGACAAATGTTTTACCAGCTTTTTTTGATTTAGCAATAAGTTTTGATTGTGGAACATATAAAAGATTAGGGTTTGAACTTGATAAGAGTATTCCTCTTATAAATTTTGATCATCATGCATCAAATGAAAATTTTGGGGATGTAAATATAGTTGATCCATATAAAAGTAGTACAGCTGAACTTGTATTTGATTTTTTTAAATATAATGGATTAAATATATCAAAAAATAGTGCAGAAGCCCTATATGTTGGGATTTATGATGATACATTGGCTTTTTCACTTCCAAGATGTGATCAAGAAACATTTAAAAAGATAAATTTTTTAGTTGAAAGTGGAGCAAATCCTTCATATATTACAAATAAACTTTTAAGAAGAGATTCTTTGGCAAAATATAGAATCATTCCAAAAGTTCTTGATAGTTTATCTTTATATAATGAAGGTAAAATAGCTTCAATTATTGCTATAAAAGAGTGGTTTGAACAAACAGGAGCACATGCTAGAGATTGTGAAGATGCACTTGATATGATTATGAGTATTGGTGTTGTTGAAATTGCATTTTTCATAAGATATATAAATGATAAATGCAGAATTTCCTTAAGATCAAAAGGAAAAATTAATGTATCAAAAATAGCTTCAATCTTTGATGGTGGTGGACATTTTAATGCTGCTGGATGTACTATTGAAACAAATGATGTGGAAGAAGCTAAAAATCTATTATTAAAGGAAATTAAAAAATATTATGCGTAA
- a CDS encoding phosphatase PAP2 family protein: MNKVSDFLSINISAFKLKRVLTIFLLLILVPIFFYLIDFKYSTNINEYLNIYYLLFITNIASVPFVLISSLIFTIILLFIYKSNIRNMIALAIFVNLIVFSSQGIVFFTKLIVKEPRPYVEILVENNYLKSSEEFYILDKNKRVELIDNMNLEAINISSWQKEHFKNEVGYSFPSGHTVFMATWIILLFCFLLEKRKYFLVSFIYLLAFSVELSRLLLGMHFWQDIFASICISLFTVLFYVLIIKFRILKSF; this comes from the coding sequence ATGAATAAAGTTTCAGATTTTTTAAGTATAAATATTTCTGCTTTTAAACTAAAAAGAGTTTTAACTATATTTTTATTACTAATTTTAGTTCCAATTTTCTTCTATTTAATAGATTTTAAATACTCTACAAATATTAATGAATATCTTAATATATATTATCTTCTTTTTATAACAAATATAGCAAGTGTTCCTTTTGTATTGATTAGCTCATTGATATTTACAATAATATTACTTTTTATTTACAAAAGTAATATAAGAAATATGATTGCTTTAGCAATATTTGTAAATTTGATAGTTTTTAGCTCTCAAGGTATTGTTTTTTTCACAAAGCTTATAGTTAAAGAACCTAGACCTTATGTTGAAATTTTAGTTGAGAATAACTATTTAAAAAGTAGTGAAGAATTTTATATATTAGATAAAAATAAAAGAGTTGAATTAATTGATAATATGAATTTAGAAGCTATAAATATCTCATCTTGGCAAAAAGAACATTTTAAAAATGAAGTTGGATACTCTTTTCCTTCAGGACATACAGTTTTTATGGCAACTTGGATAATTTTACTTTTCTGCTTTTTATTGGAAAAAAGAAAATATTTTCTTGTTTCTTTTATCTATTTATTAGCTTTTAGTGTAGAACTTAGTAGATTACTACTTGGAATGCATTTTTGGCAAGATATATTTGCTTCTATTTGTATATCTCTTTTCACAGTTCTATTTTATGTACTTATAATAAAGTTTAGAATCTTAAAATCATTTTAA
- a CDS encoding dihydroneopterin aldolase, translating to MKISIKKLTFKSIIGILDFEREKKQKVVVDLSFEYDFRNDEFINYAEVSKLIKTTMKNKKYYLLEDAIKDISSLLYEKYSIKNLKLKISKPDILKDCIVSLSL from the coding sequence ATGAAAATCTCTATAAAAAAACTTACTTTCAAATCCATAATTGGTATTTTGGATTTTGAAAGAGAAAAAAAACAAAAAGTCGTTGTAGATTTAAGCTTTGAGTATGATTTTAGGAATGATGAGTTTATAAATTATGCTGAAGTTTCTAAACTCATAAAAACTACTATGAAAAATAAAAAATATTATCTTCTTGAAGATGCAATAAAAGATATTAGCTCTTTACTTTATGAAAAATATAGTATAAAAAACCTAAAACTTAAAATATCAAAACCAGATATTTTAAAAGATTGTATTGTATCTTTATCTTTATAA
- a CDS encoding PD-(D/E)XK nuclease family protein: MQDKKTLYVFPTSRSIREFIYGFKNQNTLLASTITIDEFLKKSISINDFSYETKEQRVIILNEAIKDIELSKLGLSKSFAQFLKQYDYIYRFFLELSSEEKEIKDISSVDTYLFYEEHLKILEEILTKYKKLLKDNKLVNKINFDEFFDINMSFINRFDKIEIKFEGYFTQQEFNIINKISENIPLFINFHKNKYNTKSLKIFKNIYQEFKDGYNYKINLSSKQILKEELDSKIKPKIEIKGFSNRLNQIPYIKSTIVKLVNSGVEASKIVLVLPNENFVKSLELNDDEEYFNFAMGKDILNTNIYQKVYAIFNYILEENDENIEFLSFLKLDRIFVNNNIKSIWNNILTKDNFDTISEFIKKDEINKELIQKYDELVYSLNSIFFSTINTLRVKDAFKIFLQNLVTIKLDDVNSGKITVMGVLETRLIEFDAVIICDFNEEFVPKISTKDKFLSTKIKKLADLPTKKDRENLQKYYYKRLIDNSKQCFISYFNGKDSSVSRFAYELFSYKEEKFFDEEYKDILYKSNKLEYIDEKIELKLDLKQFIWSASALKTFLDCKRKWYLNYILKLKEHTISNMPKSFELGNIIHTILENYYKSDISNIDELFENYRAKNPFLTLELEIYKTKIKRFIQEDKERLKSRSILALERKFDIEFNNFKLQGIIDRIDKYEDNYELIDYKTSRNLSVDTMKNYDKSKDFQMSFYYLAVRELYKTEKIKAYFYDIFNNTFVEEEVLLEKTDILKTILDELKELSKEKIDFSKTNDKNSCEYCSYKTICNRN, translated from the coding sequence ATGCAAGATAAAAAAACACTATATGTCTTCCCTACAAGTAGATCTATAAGAGAGTTTATTTATGGTTTTAAAAACCAAAACACTCTCTTAGCATCTACAATAACTATTGATGAATTTCTAAAAAAATCTATAAGTATAAATGATTTCTCATATGAAACAAAAGAGCAAAGAGTAATAATATTAAATGAAGCTATAAAAGATATTGAACTTTCCAAATTGGGATTAAGTAAAAGCTTTGCTCAATTTTTAAAACAATATGATTATATTTATAGATTCTTTTTAGAATTAAGCAGTGAAGAAAAAGAGATAAAAGATATTTCAAGTGTTGATACATATCTATTTTATGAAGAACATTTAAAGATATTAGAAGAGATTTTAACAAAGTATAAAAAATTGTTAAAAGATAATAAGTTAGTAAATAAAATAAATTTTGATGAGTTTTTTGATATAAATATGAGTTTTATCAATAGGTTTGATAAAATTGAGATTAAATTTGAAGGATATTTTACTCAACAAGAGTTTAATATTATAAATAAAATATCAGAAAATATTCCACTTTTTATTAATTTTCATAAAAATAAATATAATACAAAATCATTAAAAATCTTTAAAAACATATATCAAGAATTTAAAGATGGATATAATTATAAAATTAATTTGAGCTCAAAGCAAATCTTAAAAGAAGAGCTAGATTCTAAAATAAAACCAAAAATAGAGATAAAAGGTTTTTCAAATAGATTAAATCAAATTCCTTATATAAAATCCACAATTGTAAAGCTTGTAAATAGTGGAGTAGAAGCTTCAAAGATTGTATTAGTTTTACCAAATGAGAACTTTGTAAAAAGTTTAGAGTTAAATGATGATGAAGAGTATTTTAACTTTGCAATGGGGAAAGATATTCTAAATACAAATATATACCAAAAAGTTTATGCAATATTTAATTATATATTAGAAGAAAATGATGAAAATATAGAATTTTTAAGTTTCTTAAAACTTGATAGGATATTTGTAAATAATAATATAAAATCAATCTGGAATAATATTTTAACAAAAGATAATTTTGATACTATAAGTGAGTTTATTAAAAAAGATGAAATAAATAAAGAATTAATTCAAAAATATGATGAATTAGTATATTCATTAAACTCTATATTTTTCTCAACTATAAATACATTGAGAGTAAAAGATGCTTTTAAAATATTTTTGCAAAATTTAGTAACTATTAAATTAGATGATGTAAATTCAGGAAAAATCACTGTAATGGGAGTTTTAGAAACAAGGTTAATAGAGTTTGATGCTGTTATTATATGTGATTTTAATGAAGAATTTGTACCAAAAATATCTACAAAAGATAAGTTTTTATCAACAAAAATCAAAAAACTAGCTGATTTACCTACAAAGAAAGATAGAGAAAATTTACAAAAATACTACTATAAAAGATTAATAGATAATTCAAAACAGTGTTTTATTTCATATTTTAATGGAAAAGATAGTTCAGTTTCAAGATTTGCATATGAATTATTTTCATATAAAGAAGAGAAGTTTTTTGATGAAGAGTATAAAGATATTTTATATAAAAGTAATAAATTAGAGTATATTGATGAGAAAATAGAGTTAAAATTAGATCTAAAGCAGTTTATTTGGTCAGCAAGTGCATTAAAAACTTTTTTAGATTGTAAAAGAAAATGGTATTTAAACTATATATTAAAATTAAAAGAGCATACAATTTCAAATATGCCAAAGAGTTTTGAGTTAGGAAATATTATTCATACAATTTTAGAAAATTACTATAAGAGTGATATAAGCAATATTGATGAGCTTTTTGAAAATTATAGAGCAAAAAACCCATTTTTAACACTTGAGCTTGAGATTTATAAAACAAAAATAAAAAGATTTATACAAGAAGATAAAGAGAGATTAAAAAGTAGATCTATTTTAGCTTTAGAGAGAAAGTTTGATATAGAGTTTAATAACTTTAAACTTCAAGGAATAATAGATAGAATTGATAAATATGAAGATAATTATGAATTGATTGATTATAAAACATCAAGAAATTTGAGTGTTGATACTATGAAAAACTATGATAAGAGTAAAGATTTTCAAATGTCTTTTTACTATTTAGCTGTAAGAGAACTATATAAAACAGAAAAAATAAAAGCTTATTTCTATGATATTTTTAATAATACTTTTGTTGAAGAAGAAGTGCTTTTAGAAAAAACTGATATATTAAAAACTATTTTAGATGAGTTAAAAGAGTTAAGTAAAGAGAAAATAGATTTTTCTAAAACCAATGATAAAAATTCTTGTGAATATTGCTCATATAAAACTATTTGTAATAGAAATTAG
- a CDS encoding outer membrane protein, translating into MKKKIISFICATLLSSSLYADNNVYLGLQYGVDLSHFGIEDHYGDKDNFSDSGDAVKAVLGLDLSDNYYLQVYYERTKFSNEDLKLVTENQVQNEFGLEWIKKDKIANNLYPFVKLGIGIANMKLNNQITANKDISALSLTLGAGIDVKTTDKLTLFVGLDYNYKEWEKFHDALYTYEFETSQNSIKPYIGLNLKF; encoded by the coding sequence ATGAAAAAAAAGATTATTAGTTTTATATGTGCAACATTATTATCTTCTAGTTTATATGCAGATAATAATGTTTATTTAGGTTTACAATATGGTGTTGATTTATCTCATTTTGGGATTGAAGATCATTATGGAGATAAAGATAACTTTTCTGATTCTGGAGATGCTGTAAAAGCTGTTTTAGGTCTTGATTTAAGCGATAATTATTATCTACAAGTTTATTATGAACGTACAAAATTTAGCAATGAAGATTTAAAACTTGTAACAGAAAATCAAGTTCAAAATGAATTTGGTTTAGAATGGATAAAAAAAGATAAAATTGCAAACAATTTATATCCTTTTGTGAAATTAGGTATTGGGATTGCAAATATGAAATTAAATAATCAAATAACTGCTAATAAAGATATTTCTGCGCTTTCGTTAACTTTAGGTGCAGGTATTGATGTAAAAACAACTGATAAATTAACTTTATTTGTAGGCTTGGATTATAATTATAAAGAATGGGAAAAATTTCATGATGCTTTATATACTTATGAATTTGAAACTTCACAAAATAGTATTAAACCATATATTGGTCTAAACCTAAAATTCTAA
- the prfB gene encoding peptide chain release factor 2, which yields MDAYEYSELLKLLNTKLKNIEGILKPKELKKRLDEIIELESNQDFWNDVENATKIGIEKNRILGKLNKFNKAFESLNGTNELYELATSEKDDDTFELLYEEAEDLEDLIKSTEISVMLSNPDDASNAIVTIHPGAGGTESQDWASILYRMYLRWAERNDFKVEVLDYQAGDEAGIKDVSFIIRGENAYGYLKTENGIHRLVRISPFDSNAKRHTSFTSVMVSPEIDDNIDIVIEDKDIRIDTYRASGAGGQHVNKTESAIRITHIPSGIVVQCQNDRSQHKNKDSAFKMLKSKLYELELEKQRDSKNSGDKSENGWGHQIRSYVLQPYQQVKDSRSNIGYSNVDAILDGDITKMMEDVLIATNIE from the coding sequence ATGGATGCTTACGAATACTCAGAACTTTTAAAACTATTAAACACAAAATTAAAAAATATTGAAGGTATTTTGAAACCAAAAGAACTGAAAAAAAGATTGGATGAAATTATAGAACTAGAATCCAATCAAGACTTTTGGAATGATGTTGAAAATGCAACAAAAATAGGTATTGAGAAAAATAGAATTTTAGGTAAATTAAATAAATTTAATAAAGCATTTGAATCATTAAATGGTACAAATGAACTTTATGAACTTGCAACAAGTGAAAAAGATGATGACACTTTTGAACTATTATATGAAGAAGCAGAAGATTTAGAGGATTTAATCAAATCAACTGAAATATCTGTAATGCTTTCAAATCCTGATGATGCTTCAAATGCAATTGTTACAATTCATCCAGGAGCTGGTGGAACAGAGTCTCAAGATTGGGCTAGTATTTTGTATAGAATGTATTTAAGATGGGCTGAAAGAAATGATTTTAAAGTTGAAGTACTAGATTATCAAGCTGGAGATGAAGCTGGGATAAAAGATGTGAGTTTTATAATAAGAGGCGAAAATGCCTATGGTTATTTAAAAACTGAAAATGGTATTCACAGACTTGTAAGAATCTCTCCATTTGATTCAAATGCAAAAAGACATACATCTTTTACTTCTGTTATGGTGAGTCCTGAAATTGATGATAATATTGATATTGTAATAGAAGATAAAGATATTAGAATTGATACATATAGAGCAAGTGGTGCTGGTGGACAACACGTAAATAAAACAGAGAGTGCTATAAGAATAACTCATATTCCAAGTGGAATTGTTGTTCAGTGTCAAAATGATAGATCTCAACATAAAAATAAAGATAGTGCATTCAAAATGCTAAAATCAAAACTATATGAACTTGAACTTGAAAAACAAAGGGATAGTAAAAATAGTGGAGATAAGAGTGAAAATGGTTGGGGACATCAAATTCGTTCTTATGTTTTACAACCATATCAACAAGTAAAAGATAGTAGAAGTAACATTGGATATTCAAATGTAGATGCAATTTTGGATGGAGATATTACAAAAATGATGGAAGATGTTTTAATAGCTACAAATATAGAATAA
- the nadA gene encoding quinolinate synthase NadA, which yields MNYKEEIIKLKSELDVVLVAHHYQRDEVYDLADIKGDSLELARKVIECDNKFVVFCGVGFMGESAKILNPAKRILMPRIACCAMARMIDEGYFEENLKKINEAGIKNEDILPITYINSSARVKARVGMMGGVVCTSSNAYKIIKKGLESGKKIFFVPDRCLGQNFAKSLNLKSAVVGDGSDLNEADIICYNGFCSVHQQFNIDDIDFYREKYPGILVAVHPECDPKVCDKADFVGSTSELIKYIKELPVEQKVVVGTEFNMVNRLRDKNTYILSSTKPECPTMNETTLEHVYMTLKSIKDDKISALNEINVDEETVKWAKIALQRMFEI from the coding sequence TTGAATTACAAAGAAGAGATTATAAAACTAAAAAGTGAACTCGATGTTGTTTTAGTAGCTCATCATTACCAAAGAGATGAAGTATATGATTTAGCTGATATCAAAGGTGATAGCCTTGAACTTGCTAGAAAAGTAATTGAGTGTGATAATAAATTTGTTGTTTTTTGTGGTGTAGGATTTATGGGAGAAAGTGCAAAAATTCTAAACCCTGCAAAAAGAATTTTAATGCCAAGAATTGCATGTTGTGCAATGGCTAGAATGATTGATGAAGGCTATTTTGAAGAGAATTTAAAAAAGATAAATGAAGCTGGAATCAAAAATGAAGATATATTGCCAATAACTTATATAAACTCAAGTGCAAGAGTAAAAGCCAGAGTTGGAATGATGGGTGGAGTTGTATGTACATCGTCAAATGCTTATAAAATAATTAAAAAAGGTTTAGAAAGCGGGAAAAAAATATTTTTTGTTCCAGATAGATGTTTAGGACAAAATTTTGCAAAATCTTTAAATTTAAAGTCTGCTGTTGTTGGAGATGGAAGTGATTTAAATGAAGCTGATATTATTTGCTATAACGGATTTTGTAGTGTGCACCAACAGTTTAATATTGATGATATTGATTTTTATAGAGAAAAATATCCAGGAATTTTGGTAGCTGTTCATCCTGAATGTGATCCAAAAGTTTGTGATAAAGCTGATTTTGTAGGTTCAACTTCTGAACTTATTAAATATATAAAAGAGTTACCAGTTGAGCAAAAAGTTGTTGTTGGGACAGAGTTTAATATGGTAAATAGGTTAAGAGATAAAAATACTTATATTTTAAGTTCTACAAAACCAGAGTGTCCTACTATGAATGAGACAACTTTAGAGCATGTTTATATGACTTTAAAGTCAATAAAAGATGATAAAATTAGTGCATTAAATGAAATTAATGTAGATGAAGAAACAGTAAAATGGGCAAAAATAGCACTTCAAAGGATGTTTGAAATATGA
- a CDS encoding DUF2156 domain-containing protein has product MSTLTINNISLLQFDIKAKEQMKKYLREINVDLSDYTFAQNYIWLSSVSGFYSIIEDTFCFFVLSGGELSMLLPPLGKKENVHKAIFKCFEIMNENNSNKFYSKIEYVHEEMLEGFVNHLEEGTLIFEALEDFLIEKKLVDYIYKIDDLIELKGDAYKSKRNEINRFKKAYPNFRIEVLDTSIHSSLIMNLFNKWVSDRTKYMPKEEVEIFMDGIYFERFAIKKILNEYDKLDIVGIVIFIDDELKGFTVGEKINDHTSSVIIEKTDFEVLGCAQFIFREFSKYLKDEFNSSYINVGDDMGFENLKKVKMSYRPDKLVPKYTIYQK; this is encoded by the coding sequence TTGTCAACTTTGACAATAAACAATATATCACTTTTGCAATTTGATATTAAAGCAAAAGAGCAAATGAAAAAGTATTTAAGAGAGATAAATGTAGATTTAAGTGATTATACTTTTGCACAAAATTATATTTGGCTTAGTTCTGTAAGTGGTTTTTATAGTATCATTGAAGATACTTTCTGCTTTTTTGTTTTAAGTGGTGGAGAACTATCTATGCTTTTACCTCCTTTAGGTAAAAAAGAGAATGTTCACAAAGCAATTTTTAAATGCTTTGAAATAATGAATGAAAATAATAGTAATAAGTTTTACTCAAAAATTGAGTATGTGCATGAAGAGATGCTTGAAGGATTTGTAAATCATCTTGAAGAAGGAACACTTATTTTTGAAGCTTTAGAAGATTTTCTAATTGAAAAAAAGCTTGTGGATTATATATATAAAATTGATGATTTAATTGAGTTAAAAGGTGATGCTTATAAATCAAAAAGAAATGAGATAAATAGATTTAAAAAAGCTTATCCAAATTTCAGAATTGAGGTTTTAGATACATCTATTCACTCTTCTTTAATTATGAATCTTTTTAATAAATGGGTTAGCGATAGAACAAAGTATATGCCAAAAGAAGAAGTTGAAATATTTATGGATGGTATTTATTTTGAAAGATTTGCTATAAAAAAGATTTTAAATGAATATGATAAGCTTGATATTGTAGGTATTGTTATCTTTATTGATGATGAATTAAAAGGATTTACTGTTGGAGAAAAGATAAATGATCACACTTCAAGCGTGATTATTGAGAAAACAGACTTTGAAGTTTTAGGTTGTGCTCAATTTATTTTTAGAGAGTTTTCTAAATATCTAAAAGATGAGTTTAATAGCTCTTATATAAATGTTGGTGATGATATGGGATTTGAAAACTTAAAAAAAGTAAAAATGTCATATAGACCTGATAAACTTGTACCAAAATATACAATTTATCAAAAGTAA